The sequence below is a genomic window from Arthrobacter sp. U41.
CCAGGAAGTTCGAGATGATTTCGATCGGGATGATCAGCGGAAGAATGTAGATCGGCACTCCGGAAGGCACGGTGGCCAGCTTGAAGTACTTCAGTCCGTTCTTCTTGACGCCGATGGCGATCCAGGTGATGTACACGATTCCGGCGAGCACGTAGGCGCCGCCGACGTGCGAGAAGCTCGGGAGCTGGAGCACCGGAATGGCGCCGTAGATGTTGTTCACCAGGATGAAGAAGAACAGGCTGAACAGCAGCGGAACATACTTCATGAAATCTTTGCCGCCGATGATGTCCTTGGCGATGCCGTTGCGGACGAAGCCATAGGCGGCTTCGCCGGCGAACTGCAGTTTGCCGGGAACAAGCTGGCCCTTTCGGGCAGCTAGCAGAAAGAATGTGGCGATAATAACGACCGAAAGGATTACCAGCAGCATCTGCTTGGAGAATCCGTCGGCCGCCCCCCACGGCAGGATTGCCGGCAGGTGCATTTCTTCAATTCCAGGAGGCGTAAAAGTTCCTGAATCTTGGGCCGGGAGCGCAAGCGCGATCAACGCGTTTCCTCTCTGCAGTGTCCATCATTGGGCGTTGGTAGGGGAAAGTCGACGTTGCGGTCAGACTCTCCCCCTGTGAAATTATTTGGCATTACTGATCCTCGTCCTTGGACGGGCCACGTGCAGCATTGTCCCCGCCAGTCGAATTACGCGAACTGGTGAGGCCGTGCATATGAGAAAGATAGAACCCTCCCGCGGCTCCAAGCAGAGCGCCTGCGAGCACAATCCAGCGGGTTCCCCACAGATTATCCAGACCCCACCCTATCAAACTCCAGACCATGATTCCGCCAACAATGTAGCTGAAGACGGCGATCCCGGCGTTGTATCCGCCGTCGCGTCCGTTGTCCGAAACACCGGGGGCGCCGGACGTCCTTCTGGGGGTGCTGGGCTTGCTGTTGTGTCGGTCCTTGCGGCTAAACATCAGTGCCGCCTTCCGGGGTGTCGGGGTCGTTGTAGAGCTGGAGCCGCGCCTTGCTGAAGCCGTAAATCTCGGCGGCCTGCCACAACACCACAGTCACAACGGCGCCGGCCAGGAACCAGCGCCCGTTCAGCCAGTCGGGGCTGCCGATGGCGAACAGCACCACGGCGAAGCCGACGACCTTGACGAAGTAGGTGGCCGCAAACAGGCCGATGGCTCCGGACGAGTGATTGCGGCCGCCGAAATGGCCGACCAGGAGGCTGATGGCGAAGAAGGCGATCACGAGCGCCCCGCCGAAGAGGGACGACAGCGCGGCCGCCGTGC
It includes:
- the atpB gene encoding F0F1 ATP synthase subunit A, producing MIALALPAQDSGTFTPPGIEEMHLPAILPWGAADGFSKQMLLVILSVVIIATFFLLAARKGQLVPGKLQFAGEAAYGFVRNGIAKDIIGGKDFMKYVPLLFSLFFFILVNNIYGAIPVLQLPSFSHVGGAYVLAGIVYITWIAIGVKKNGLKYFKLATVPSGVPIYILPLIIPIEIISNFLVRPVTHSLRLFATMLAGHLIVMIAGSGIEFLVMQENILLKGTSVLVLGGAIAMYMLEALIMALQAYVFTLLAAIYIEGALHADSH